The following are encoded together in the Gouania willdenowi chromosome 14, fGouWil2.1, whole genome shotgun sequence genome:
- the thoc2 gene encoding THO complex subunit 2 translates to MATLILSAEWIKNWEKSGKHEFFQLCKKLTDKKVHGTEDGDIQPALYDLCSQVIQGNLKLDLVTNVLGDVMELREDLPSVLADVFSILDLETGALEDKHKRDHYIQLVGTCLFFLSETILKERLDPETLESLGLIKQAHQFNQKIVKIKTKLFYKQQKFNLLREENEGYAKLVSELGQDLSGNVTSHTVLESIKSLIGCFNLDPNRVLNIILEVYESRADQDEFFLSLIKSYMCEPLTLCHILGFKFKFYQEPNEETPKSLYHIAAALLHHHLIELEDLYIHLLPQDAAIVEEHKNDISEAKQIARKLVMVVLPSEKTEDKDKDKEREEDKNDKGPDNQKLGLLEALLRIGDWHHAQSIMDQMPPFYATSHKAIALALCQLVHLTVEPLYRRAGVPKGARVGKLHPLRNKGAPQPAENFEDLRRDTFSMICYLGPHLSHDPILFAKIVRLGKAFMKEYQTEGSAGFKDRVDTLLSCFLSIADQVLLPSLSLMECNACMSEELWGLFKLFPYKHRYRLYGQWKNETYTSHPLLVKVKAQTVERARYIMKRLTKENVKQSGRQIGKLSHSNPTILFDYMLSQIQWYDNLIVPVVDSLKYLTSLNYDVLAYCIIEALANPEKEKMKHDDTTISSWLQSLASLCGAVFRKYPIELAGLLQYVTNQLKAGKSFDLLILKEVVQKMAGIEITDEMTSEQLEAMTGGEQLKAEGGYFGQIRNTKKSSQRLKEALLDHELALPLCLLMAQQRNGVVFSEGGEKHLKLVGHLYDQCHDTLVQFGGFLASNLSTEDYIKRVPSIDILCNQFHTPHDAAFFLSRPMYAHQILSKYDELKKAEKGNRQQQKVHKYVAACDQVMTPVHEAVVSLHPARVWDDLRPQFYATFWSLTMYDLAVPHTAYEREVNKLKVQIKAIEDNPEIPINKKKKEKERCTALQEKLQEEEKKQLEHVQRVLHRLKLEKDNWLLTKSTKNETITKFLQLCLFPRCIFSSIDAVYCARFVELVHQQKTPNFCTLLCYDRVFSATIYTVASCTENESHRYGRFLCCMLETVTRWHSDRATYEKECANYPGFLTIFRATGFDGGNKADQLDYENFRHVVHKWHYMLTKASVHCLETGDYTHIRNILIVLIKILPCYPKVLNLGQALECRVHKICLEEKDKRPDLYALAMGYSGRLKSQKVHMVPENEFHHKEQPTRSATPASQQNGPGSTGKPSTSMIKIEEGTPEDSEKGKDKSQGTTKPVNKANSAAAKVTTSNGNGALNSTKAVKERDDKEKMGKEKKEKKEKTPGSTPETKVENRREKQKDERAGKEERVVREGKEKTPKADREKVKPDEKISKDDKTKAGNGEPIEPRDAVKESKSKEKGDRIAVSASLKSPGPRSDSAESDRDHKRRKLDSHSSPSHSSSLKDNSVEPKESAPKHHISYNSVSRSKSREREAEKKDSEIIQGRSKEKKEEKDRKERKRDHDFENSIFGLAMKRQKDENGTNLSKNSLSTSPCDSPVLGEKEKSKKSKSSSKEKTESVKPERSSGGKKESRHDKEKKEKRDSSGGKEEKKHHKSSDKHR, encoded by the exons ATGGCGACACTCATCCTCTCTGCTGAATGGATCAAAAACTGGGAAAAATCAGGAAAACATGAATT TTTTCAGCTCTGCAAAAAGCTCACAGACAAAAAAGTTCATGGAACTGAAGATGGAG ACATTCAGCCCGCCTTATATGATCTCTGCTCTCAAGTCATACAGGGGAACCTGAAGTTGGATCTTGTCACCAATGTCCTTGGGGACGTGATG GAACTTCGAGAAGACCTGCCATCAGTTTTAGCAGACGTGTTCAGTATACTAG atttagagACCGGTGCCCTTGAAGACAAACACAAACGTGACCACTACATTCAGTTAGTGGGAACATGTTTG TTTTTTCTATCAGAGACCATTCTTAAGGAGCGGCTGGATCCAGAAACCCTTGAATCCCTTGGACTTATAAAACAAGCTCACCAGTTTAACCAGAAGATAGTCAAAATCAAGACGAAACTTTT CTACAAGCAGCAGAAGTTTAACTTGCTCAGGGAAGAGAATGAAGGCTACGCCAAACTAGTCTCTGAGCTTGGACAAGATCTGTCAGGCAACGTCACGAGTCACACCGTCCTGGAGAGCATCAAATCCCTCATAG GATGTTTCAACTTGGACCCTAATCGGGTTTTGAACATCATTTTGGAAGTATACGAAAGCCGAGCTGACCAAGATGAGTTCTTCCTGTCTCTCATTAAGTCCTACATGTGTGAGCCCCTCACCCTTTGTCACATTCTAGGCTTCAAGTTCAAATTCTATCAG gAGCCCAATGAGGAAACCCCCAAGTCCCTTTATCACATTGCTGCTGCTTTGCTTCATCATCACTTGATAGAGTTGGAAGACCTTTACATACAT CTTTTGCCGCAGGATGCTGCCATCGTAGAGGAGCACAAAAATGACATCTCCGAAGCCAAGCAGATTGCACGTAAGCTGGTTATGGTTGTGTTGCCCTCAGAGAAAACGGAAGACAAAGATAAGGATAAAGAACGGGAGGAGGACAAAAATGACAAG GGACCTGATAACCAGAAGCTTGGACTGTTGGAAGCGCTGCTCAGGATTGGAGACTGGCACCATGCCCAGAGTATTATGGACCAGATGCCTCCCTTCTACGCTACTTCTCACAAGGCCATTGCTCTGGCACTGTGTCAGCTTGTGCACCTGACTGTGGAGCCTCTTTACCGAAG GGCTGGTGTTCCAAAGGGCGCAAGGGTGGGTAAATTACATCCACTGAGGAACAAAGGAGCCCCACAGCCTGCAGAGAACTTTGAGGACCTTCGCAGGGACACATTCAGCATGATTTGCTACCTTGGCCCTCACCTTTCACATGACCCCATCCTGTTTGCAAAGATTGTGCGTCTAGGCAAAGCTTTCATGAAAGAG TACCAAACTGAAGGCAGTGCTGGATTCAAAGACAGGGTG GATACCCTGTTAAGTTGTTTCTTGAGCATTGCAGACCAGGTGTtacttccctctctctctctgatggAGTGCAACGCGTGTATGTCCGAGGAACTGTGGGGTCTCTTCAAGCTCTTTCCCTACAAGCATAG ATACCGGTTATATGGGCAATGGAAAAATGAGACTTATACCAGCCACCCACTGTTGGTCAAAGTCAAAGCTCAGACTGTGGAGAGGGCAAGATACATTATGAA gaGATTGACCAAAGAGAATGTGAAACAATCTGGAAGGCAGATTGGCAAATTGAGTCATAGCAATCCTACTATCCTCTTTGATTAT ATGCTGTCTCAGATCCAGTGGTACGACAACCTCATTGTTCCAGTGGTGGACTCATTGAAATACCTCACATCTCTCAACTATGACGTGCTGGCCT ATTGCATCATAGAGGCACTGGCCAACCCCGAGAAGGAGAAAATGAAGCATGATGACACCACCATCTCTTCATGGCTTCAGA GTCTGGCGAGTTTGTGTGGAGCAGTGTTTAGGAAATATCCCATAGAGCTGGCTGGTCTACTTCAGTATGTCACCAATCAGCTAAAAGCAGGAAAGAG TTTTGACCTGCTGATCCTCAAAGAGGTTGTGCAGAAAATGGCTGGCATTGAGATCACAGATGAGATGACTTCAGAGCAGTTGGAGGCAATGACTGGTGGTGAACAACTAAAAGCAGAG GGCGGTTACTTTGGTCAAATTAGAAACACTAAAAAGTCTTCCCAGCGTCTCAAAGAAGCACTGCTCGACCATGAACTCGCTCTGCCGTTGTGTCTACTTATGGCCCAGCAGCGGAATGGTGTTGTATTCTCAGAGGGTGGAGAGAAACATCTTAAACTTGTTGGCCACCTCTATGACCAG TGTCATGACACGTTGGTGCAGTTTGGTGGCTTTCTCGCCTCTAACCTGAGCACAGAGGACTACATCAAACGGGTTCCTTCCATCGACATTCTGTGCAACCAGTTCCACACCCCACATGATGCTGCCTTTTTCCTCTCTCGGCCAATGTACGCTCATCAAATTTTG TCCAAGTATGATGAGCTTAAGAAAGCAGAGAAAGGCAATCGGCAACAGCAGAAGGTGCACAAGTACGTAGCAGCCTGTGACCAGGTGATGACACCAGTGCACGAGGCTGTGGTATCGCTGCATCCAGCCAGAGTCTGGGATGATCTCCGACCCCAGTTCTACGCCACCTTCTGGTCGCTCACAATGTATGACTTGGCCGTGCCACACACAGCTTATGAACGGGAGGTTAACAAGCTCAAGGTTCAGATAAAAGCCATTGAAGATAACCCTGAGATA ccaataaataaaaagaagaaggaaaaggagCGTTGTACTGCTCTGCAGGAAAAACTAcaggaagaggagaagaagcAGCTGGAACATGTCCAAAGAGTTTTGCATCGTCTCAAACTTGAAAAGGACAACTGGTTGTTGACCA AATCTACAAAGAATGAGACCATAACAAAGTTCCTGCAGCTCTGTCTGTTCCCGCGCTGCATCTTCTCCTCCATCGACGCGGTGTACTGCGCCCGCTTTGTCGAGTTGGTTCATCAGCAAAAGACGCCAAACTTCTGCACCCTCCTGTGTTATGATAGG GTTTTCTCTGCTACTATTTACACTGTGGCCAGCTGTACAGAGAACGAGTCCCACCGCTACGGACGCTTCCTGTGCTGCATGTTGGAAACTGTGACCCGTTGGCACAGTGACCGAGCTACCTATGAGAAG GAGTGTGCTAACTACCCTGGCTTCCTGACCATCTTCAGAGCCACAGGCTTTGATGGAGGAAACAAAGCTGATCAGTTGGATTATGAAAACTTCAGACACGTGGTTCATAAATGGCACTACATGCTGACTAAA GCTTCAGTTCACTGCCTGGAAACGGGAGACTACACCCACATCCGCAACATTCTGATCGTGCTCATCAAGATCCTGCCTTGTTACCCTAAAGTCCTGAACCTTGGCCAAGCACTGGAGTGCCGTGTCCACAAGATCTGCCTGGAGGAGAAGGATAAGAGACCAGACCTCTATGCCTTAGCAATGGG TTATTCAGGTCGGTTGAAAAGCCAGAAGGTGCACATGGTCCCTGAGAACGAGTTTCACCACAAGGAGCAGCCCACACGCAGTGCCACGCCTGCCAGTCAACAGAACGGCCCCGGCAGTACGGGCAAGCCCTCCACCAGCATGATTAAGATTGAGGAGGGGACGCCAGAGGACAGCG AAAAGGGAAAAGACAAGTCTCAGGGGACGACAAAACCAGTGAATAAAGCAAACAGTGCAGCGGCTAAAGTGACCACCAGCAATGGAAATGGTGCCCTCAACAG CACTAAAGCTGTGAAAGAGCGTGATGACAAAGAAAAGATGGGgaaggaaaagaaagagaaaaaggaaaagacacCAGGCAGCACTCCAGAGACAAAGGTCGAGAATCGCCGCGAGAAGCAGAAAGACGAGAGGGCAGGAAAGGAGGAGCGGGTGGTGCGTGAGGGTAAGGAGAAGACCCCCAAGGCAGACAGGGAGAAAGTGAAGCCAGACGAGAAGATCAGCAAAGATGACAAGACCAAGGCCGGCAACGGGGAACCCATCGAGCCACGCGACGCCGTCAAGGAGTCAAAGAGCAAGGAGAAGGGAGACAGAATTGCTGTGTCCGCGTCCCTCAAGTCACCAGGCCCAAGATCCGATTCAGCTGAATCTGACAGGG ATCACAAGAGACGAAAGCTCGACAGTCACTCTTCCCCGTCCCACTCCTCGTCTCTTAAG GACAATAGCGTCGAACCCAAGGAGTCTGCACCCaag CACCACATCAGCTACAATTCAGTTTCCCGGTCcaagagcagagagagagaggcggaGAAGAAAGATTCAGAGATCATACAAGGCCGGTCCAaagagaagaaggaggagaaggatCGCAAAGAGAGGAAGAGA GATCACGACTTTGAGAACAGCATTTTCGGCCTGGCAATGAAACGCCAAAAGGATGAAAATGGAACCA ATTTGTCTAAAAACAGCCTCAGCACAAGTCCCTGCGACTCCCCTGTTTTAGGTGAAAAAGAGAAAAGTAAGAAATCCAAATCCTCCAGTAAAGAGAAAACGGAGTCTGTGAAACCAGAGCGATCCTCAGGAGGCAAAAAG GAGTCTAGACACGATaaagagaagaaggagaagCGGGACAGCAGCGGAGGAAAGGAGGAGAAAAAGCA TCATAAATCTTCTGACAAGCACAGATAG